CGGCCCGACGCATCGGCAATGATCTGGCACCAGAGATCGGAAGCCGCACCGCCGCCAATGGCGACGAAATGATCGATGGGCTGCGTCACTCGGCCGATGCGGTCCGTCACCATGGCCTGCTCGAGTGCCACACCTTCGAGAAGTGCGCGATAGACATCGCCGCGCCGGTGCGAGGCGGTGAGGCCGGCGATGACGCCGCGCGCATGGGGATCCCAATAGGGCGTCATCGATCCCGACCAGTAAGGCACCAGCGCCAGGCCGTTGGAGCCGATGGGCGACTGTTGGGCTTCCGCCTCGAGCGTCCTGAAGATCTGCGGATTCTTCACAGGATCGATATTGAAGAGCTGCTCCACCAACCAGTTGACCAGGAAGGTGCCGGTGCGCAGGCAGGACTCGTAGATATAGCCGGTTTCGGCGATCGCCGTCATGGTGCGGAAGGCCGGATCATGCGCATAGGCCTCGCCGAAGCTGCCCGACACCACGGCGGTACCGAGATTGAGATAGGCACGGCCCTTCTCGAACACATTGGCACCGCTGCCGGCGCATTGCCCGTCACCGCCGCCCGCCACCACGATGCAATCGCGTGGCAGGCCGGTGGCTTTTGCCGCACCCTCGGACAATGCCGCGATCTTCTGGCCCGGCCGCATCAGCCTGGGCAATTGCGCACGGCTCAGGCCCACGGCGTCGAGTAGCGTGTCGGACCAGTCCTGCGCCGCCATGTCGAGAAGCCCCATCGGATCGGCGGAAGCGGTCGAGGTGACCCATTCGCCGGTCAGATGATGGATGAGGACGCCATGCACCTCGGCGGTCCGGGCGGTCCGTCTCCACATCTCCGGCATATGCGCGTCGAACCAGGCGCAGCGATAGAGACAGGGCGTCAGGTCGACCGGCTTGCCGGATATGCGATGGATCTCGGAGCGGCCGATGAGCTGAGCGAGCCGTTCGATTTCGGAGCGGCCACGCTCATCGAGCCACAGCGTGCCGGGCCTGAGCGGCGATCCCGCCGCGTCGAACTGCGCGAAGCTCTCGCGCTGATTGGAAATGGCGATGGCGGCGACACGCTCGGGCTTCACCTTGACCAGGACTTCGCGGATCGCGGTTTCGGCGGAGCGCCGCCAGTCTTCCGCCTCCTGCTCGAACCAGCCGGCCTGCGGATTGGACAAGGCGATCCCGGCGCGGCCTTCTGCCAGCGCATTGCCGTCGCGGTCCCAGGCGATGGCCTTGGCGGCGGTTGTCGAGGAATCAAGGCCGATGACGAGGTCGCGGGTCATGAATGCATCAAAAAAAGCGGCGGAGACGGGATCGTCCGCCTCCGCCCAGTCCAGGGAGTATCAGAGAAGACCGGCGTCTTCGACGGCCTTGTTGATCAGGCTGGCAACGTTGTCCATGCACTTCTTGGCATCGCCGCCATAGTCCTGATTGGTGAGCAGCTTGCCGAGCTCGACCGGGATCTCATTGTTGGAGAAGCCCGCCCACAGGGGCATGTCGGGTTCAGACGCCATGACATTGTCGATCGTCCACTTCACCACTTCGAGATGGCGCGTGGTGCCGGGGCCGACGACGGCCTTGGCCTTGACGCGCGGATCCTCGAAGGAGGAAAGCCGCATCGGCGCGAAGCCGCCCAACAGCGTGCAACGGGTCATGATCTCCTTCGAGCAGGCCCACTGCATGAAGACCCAGGCGGCGTCGAGATTCTTGGAGTATTTCGAGAGGCCGAGGATCGAGCCGCCCTGATGGCCGACATTCGGGATCTCGCCGAAGCCCGCATCCGCCACGGCGCGGATTCCGCTCATGGAGGAGATCGGGTGCAGCGGCTCCCACAGGCCTTTCACCTTCGAATCATCGGCATCGAGACCGGGGAAGAACTCGTCCCAGCTGTTGACCAGCGCCACCTGGCCCGCATGCATCATCTGGAACTGGCCATCCCAGGTCGACGCGGTCGACTGCGGCGGGGCGTTCTTCAGCATC
This genomic stretch from Nordella sp. HKS 07 harbors:
- a CDS encoding FGGY-family carbohydrate kinase, giving the protein MTRDLVIGLDSSTTAAKAIAWDRDGNALAEGRAGIALSNPQAGWFEQEAEDWRRSAETAIREVLVKVKPERVAAIAISNQRESFAQFDAAGSPLRPGTLWLDERGRSEIERLAQLIGRSEIHRISGKPVDLTPCLYRCAWFDAHMPEMWRRTARTAEVHGVLIHHLTGEWVTSTASADPMGLLDMAAQDWSDTLLDAVGLSRAQLPRLMRPGQKIAALSEGAAKATGLPRDCIVVAGGGDGQCAGSGANVFEKGRAYLNLGTAVVSGSFGEAYAHDPAFRTMTAIAETGYIYESCLRTGTFLVNWLVEQLFNIDPVKNPQIFRTLEAEAQQSPIGSNGLALVPYWSGSMTPYWDPHARGVIAGLTASHRRGDVYRALLEGVALEQAMVTDRIGRVTQPIDHFVAIGGGAASDLWCQIIADASGRKVLRSTTVEASSLGAAAAAATGAGWYPTVTEAARNMTGDLTRTFTPDSRSHARYAELSAIYADLWPSLSKWNARMAAFAQGTN